From Schizosaccharomyces pombe strain 972h- genome assembly, chromosome: II, the proteins below share one genomic window:
- the rtc3 gene encoding SBDS family protein Rtc3: MSSSKANQTRVCYQPEDTTFIIIASNGPDVMRWRKDKTVPLTEIVDSFQVFTTSNNKGNEGQLITASKQELENTFGTSKDVDVVTKILTDGKIIPHREHGKHKEVN; the protein is encoded by the coding sequence ATGTCTAGCTCTAAGGCCAACCAAACCCGTGTTTGTTACCAACCTGAGGATACTACCTTTATTATCATCGCCTCAAACGGTCCCGATGTCATGAGATGGCGCAAGGACAAGACTGTTCCCTTAACTGAGATCGTCGACtcttttcaagtttttacAACTAGCAACAACAAAGGTAACGAAGGTCAATTAATTACTGCTTCCAAACAAGAACTTGAGAATACCTTTGGTACTAGCAAGGACGTTGATGTTGTCACTAAAATTTTGACTGACGGAAAAATCATTCCCCATCGTGAACATGGCAAGCACAAAGAAGTCAACTAA